A stretch of the Neodiprion lecontei isolate iyNeoLeco1 chromosome 4, iyNeoLeco1.1, whole genome shotgun sequence genome encodes the following:
- the LOC107220503 gene encoding E3 SUMO-protein ligase RanBP2 isoform X3, with protein MFHDKKSVDRHVQDILRKLKTENERNLRCYNIAKLYYQVGDYESARRYVSCYLEVREDSANAHKLLGQTLEALGQKEAALAKYKCSLEIDGKQDDLVLKVCEILADTDVGMDVSRARYWLERADKQFPHHPVVFQLKEKLLTVDRPNDNAEDLEALIASELSARPKDVTLRVKLLHHYMVKNRLEDGYKHAMGVESTFTFRDNISWYQTICELFGKCKDSKSSDWTFWMLYISALERFAALSLKEQGDGPKKSIPEVAQAILNFDQNLTEAEHHKKLSNDPTFAEHMFAHMWGQLHLHLACLMLRKTKREHQSWSEAGRLCSPLLLCALHTNPPDPTALWATKLKDLRRAQVNLWYREGSYRCSQAGHVLQDYARNDTKRFLDKIDKFCTGAWRERVYQRIFVSRVQQQLMKSSYFANHSSPNPSLRLCTYNELKHHDEVSEEVWPSSLHHQVWLGIKHRPHHNNHNNFIGPQPHQYCHIFPELQFSVYNLSHGGADSLSRLDIDAFLNAAVLCASVIVEDQQRSGFWSPDRLPTLPADITNSLCSSTQEKWWTAAYRMYRDQEGVGSEIGEIRQILQHGLEVVRCIDNHGLHPCLLVHLARIFHHRVKVMKEKNEEHSDIPALEARCELYWSAAVPLLERLQNNQTIRTIATKLFDYQGKDMNNVELTNALEEGRLLLAQKYQRNKQYEQAIEALRALKCPEASFQQAQIYKTLADELVSSLPRESLTSEMRSQHIIMLSKARDCFYLTLDRLRSPGTNPKHPLDSELCQHISGIENELKRIDPDLWRNDLNRNECDELSDESYSSAHSGDHAVINTSYGPSSNVHKSNTPQRATHRTPNQSSTPCKPQHQDILELSRNRTEARPSPERLDAQIRQLIHSRDNGIQTIMDQMKALSETDKVVVEQLKELKKDVGEQLKELKKEVADLRRETQKQRPVNNPSLASLIPNPEEDLCVLGEEDYGDLSYGPAVAPQPSGPVPSFPANMFSPTPRHPAYSTLVYPPAALQGYYQGTLPFSDPSAHIPTLYPPSVYPMPALYPRPPVDQKIGTMPKIMDNIIQQGIFTPRLPSQVPDSISMPDQSLPIQGQRLDTAKNDNTIVNDIAPTKAPPVNVVITTSDTLPTTVPSVQPMLSVTVPAHHRLGGGQPVSNVPHNYQISMPLQATIPTTVNLPPLSTTLTTTIPTNLAVTEKSSGNASILSTSVTKSSNESYSETGHKSIRDFAPIVSLPADIEVTTTASISANVAQKSTHSKPTGFTFIKTMQPDPTPAFSFGRPTLPAAAAVNVPNVINIPNQATTSTVLSLKKSIETETPITGSTSPITLFPPRTPLRRPHAPAPATLVAAVATGKSPEKSHQSLDQNVIKDPEDKVDEFVPTAEFSPVIALPDIVEVVTGEEGETVLFQERAKLLRFDSDSKQWKERGIGQMKILLDPATGKVRLLMRREQVLKVCCNHLLLSEIKFSFMTGNNKAVNWCAQDYSEGEVVPVMFAIRFKTADQASEFYNVLTIQQKKMVNDRIPTEAAPQKMTNKNVKEQSKEDKADSKQNKSLAEMFKPAAGSWECGACYTRNDATKSKCLACESPAPNTTKTTLVKSPVTPEQPIPSSASSEVKSLSIGQSTTSSDKVPLSQLFKPSAGSWDCKDCYLVNSATNNYCVACDSPKNPSMPAKPKTSGFNITSSSASAPSFSFGISQTAPKDPALCFTFGTPKSDAKAAGDTAKIHIGYSFGSSNLNDSATFTFGTPQNLGVAQNQEKPFQFGSPGKLFDFQFQPKSPVKSPGGDETSEEEVVESEDVYFPPVIPLPDKVDVKTGEENEAVLYSHRAKLFRYESATKEWKERGLGDIKLLKHRETGKLRLLMRRDQVLKLCLNHVITSDMEFTSKDDKTWLWYAADYSEGDISHENFACRFKTAEIAQEFKTAINNAKGSVETPANKAEPKTSTKSPETIRKNLFGCSSSSSDIEIVYEKTVTEEEKAAALKLKLPENFYAYKNMPDCPGCIGCRDPDSSAIGENPETSKPVISPPKFEVKKWPVGTVVMPSKSTLFVTPNPTTASPHDATSATSLPGLEELKTTSSKLTGSSTSTSTSSASTLTLFGKPVGNVIGGISSTTSSPSVTPSALGNIFSPKVTISFGTPATSNPIFEGGNSMMTTTSQASELGGFTLQPSSNQTNSIVTSTVPILGSGTGSANVFSFGGSTEKTASSGTDAKPFDDLKICSPASFVTPTTLPTSNIFSGSGNPVFGNNIAPTPSIFDGAKSATPGFGAATVFSNTQNPTNNTFINFGMGAPKSNTVLTGTTASSKSDKTQILKGLSNESTTNLKTDAFSFLPTDNVTTFSTLAANAPQQPAFQKDPNFSFVGAGTSVFGAKKPVNTNAPQPHPPKEDTTGKSKDDDEEVEENDNGEEHDPHFEPIVPLPDAIEVRTGEEDEEREFCQRAKLYRFVNSTKEWKERGVGEMKLLHHVAHGTYRLLLRREQVHKVVCNLLLTADQEFHTLNSSDRAWCWAGMNYAEEEPAVEELAVKFKNSQLAAEFKEAIDKAQLELRDRQNISQENKYQESVEPPEDENEDDDENEDDIDEEDDEASYSIMFEKRATLLAQQNDDSIWQNVAMGDLKVLFDSDIFGARIVLEADTTGEIVSNTVISIQTEMQVNEKECTWSAIDYALEIPVKRNLKAIFSSLPVAREMFAVFEEGLGFARESEILEPEYYIPEEE; from the exons ATGTTCCACGATAAGAAGAGCGTTGATCGCCACGTGCAAGATATTTTACGAAAGCTGAAGACGGAAAATGAG AGGAACCTGAGATGTTACAATATTGCTAAACTTTATTACCAAGTTGGTGATTACGAATCCGCAAGGAGATACGTGTCATGTTACCTAGAAGTGCGAGAAGATTCAGCTAACGCACATAAACTACTAGGTCAAACCCTCGAGGCTCTTGGTCAGAAAGAAGCTGCGTTAGCAAAATACAAGTGCTCCCTTGAAATTGATGGCAAACAAGACGATCTAGTCTTGAAAG TTTGTGAGATTCTGGCAGACACAGACGTAGGGATGGATGTCAGCAGAGCCAGATATTGGTTGGAAAGAGCAGACAAACAGTTCCCGCATCATCCTGTCGTATTTCAGCTGAAAGAAAAACTACTAACTGTAGATAGACCAAATGATAATGCCGAAGATCTTGAAGCACTTATAGCAT cTGAATTGTCAGCCAGACCAAAAGATGTAACATTGCGTGTCAAATTATTGCACCATTACATGGTGAAAAATAGACTCGAGGATGGATACAAACATGCCATGGGTGTGGAATCAACCTTTACCTTTAGGGATAATATCTCATGGTATCAAACAATTTGTGAATTGTTTGGAAAGTGCAAAGACAGCAAGTCTTCTGATTGGACTTTCTGGATGCTATACATTTCAGCTCTTGAAAGATTTGCCGCTCTGTCTCTTAAAGAGCAGGGTGATGGACCAAAAAAATCTATCCCCGAAGTTGCACAGGCAATATTGAA TTTCGACCAAAACCTGACAGAAGCAGAGCATCATAAGAAACTTTCAAACGATCCCACTTTTGCTGAACATATGTTTGCGCACATGTGGGGCCAATTACACTTGCATTTAGCATGTCTCATGCTCCGAAAAACTAAGCGTGAGCATCAGAGTTGGAGTGAAGCAGGTCGGTTGTGCTCTCCACTTCTATTATGTGCGCTACATACCAATCCACCTGACCCTACTGCGCTTTGGGCAACAAAACTGAAGGATCTGCGCAGAGCTCAAGTTAACCTATGGTATCGAGAAGGATCTTACAGATGCAGTCAAGCTG GACATGTACTTCAAGACTATGCAAGAAATGATACAAAAAGATTCTTAgacaaaattgacaaattttgtACTGGTGCTTGGAGGGAACGAGTTTATCAG AGAATATTTGTAAGTCGGGTGCAACAGCAATTGATGAAGAGCTCATACTTTGCCAATCATTCTTCTCCAAATCCTTCACTTAGGCTTTGCACATATAATGAGCTGAAACATCATGACGAAG TCTCAGAAGAGGTTTGGCCAAGCTCATTACACCATCAAGTTTGGTTGGGCATCAAACATCGGCCACATCATAATAATCACAACAACTTTATTGGCCCTCAACCTCATCAATATTGCCACATATTCCCCGAATTGCAGTTTTCTGTCTACAATCTGAGCCATGGAGGAGCAGACAGTTTGAGTCGGCTAGATATCGATGCATTTTTGAATGCTGCAG TTTTGTGCGCCTCTGTCATTGTGGAGGATCAACAACGGAGTGGGTTCTGGAGTCCCGACAGGCTGCCAACTCTACCAGCTGACATCACCAACTCACTTTGTAGCAGTACTCAAGAGAAGTG GTGGACAGCAGCATACAGGATGTATCGAGACCAGGAAGGAGTTGGAAGTGAGATTGGAGAAATAAGACAAATATTACAACACGGTCTTGAGGTAGTTCGTTGCATAGACAATCATGGATTACATCCGTGTCTCTTGGTCCATTTGGCACGTATCTTCCATCACAGA GTTAAagtgatgaaagaaaaaaatgaagaacacAGTGATATTCCAGCACTGGAGGCTCGCTGTGAACTTTATTGGTCTGCAGCTGTTCCTCTGTTAGAGAGACTTCAAAATAATCAGACTATACGTACTATAGCTACGAAATTGTTTGATTATCAAGG GAAAGATATGAACAACGTGGAATTAACAAACGCTTTGGAAGAAGGTAGATTGCTATTAGCTCAAAAATATCAACGAAATAAACAATATGAACAAGCAATTGAAGCATTAAGAGCATTGAAATGCCCAGAGGCCTCTTTCCAGCAAGCTCAG ATCTATAAAACACTTGCCGATGAACTCGTTAGTTCATTACCCAGGGAAAGCTTGACATCAGAAATGCGTTCACAGCATATTATCATGTTGTCAAAAGCTCGAGATTGCTTTTATTTAACTCTCGATCGTTTACGCAGTCCAGGTACCAATCCGAAACACCCACTGGATTCAGAGCTTTGCCAGCATATTTctggaattgaaaatgaacTGAAACGCATTGATCCTGATTTATGGAGGAATGATC TCAACAGGAACGAGTGCGATGAATTGTCTGATGAGAGCTACTCATCTGCCCATAGTGGAGATCACGCTGTTATAAATACTTCCTATGGTCCAAGCAGTAATGTTCACAAATCTAATACACCTCAGAGGGCTACGCACCGGACACCAAATCAGTCTAGCACACCTTGCAAGCCCCAACACCAAGACATCTTGGAATTATCACGCAATCGAACT GAAGCAAGACCGAGTCCCGAACGCCTAGATGCTCAAATTCGTCAACTGATACACTCTAGGGACAATGGTATACAAACGATAATGGATCAAATGAAAGCTCTTTCAGAGACAGATAAGGTAGTGGTAGAACAATtgaaggaattgaaaaaagatgtAGGGGAACAATTGAaagaattgaagaaagaaGTAGCTGACTTACGAAGAGAAACTCAAAAGCAACGCCCGGTCAATAATCCAAGCCTTGCATCTCTAATTCCAAACCCTGAAGAAGATTTGTGTGTATTAGGTGAGGAAGACTATGGAGATTTGAGTTATGGTCCGGCTGTAGCCCCCCAACCATCAGGACCAGTTCCATCATTTCCTGCAAATATGTTTTCACCTACACCAAGACACCCAGCTTATTCTACGCTCGTGTATCCTCCCGCAGCACTGCAAGGATATTATCAAGGCACATTACCATTCAGTGATCCTTCTGCACATATTCCAACGCTGTATCCACCTAGTGTGTACCCAATGCCTGCTTTGTATCCTCGGCCGCCAGTTGATCAGAAGATTGGTACAATGCCGAAAATAATGGACAATATAATTCAGCAAGGAATTTTCACTCCTAGACTACCGAGTCAGGTGCCTGATTCAATTTCTATGCCTGATCAATCGCTACCAATTCAAGGACAGAGACTGGATACTGCAAAGAATGATAACACTATAGTCAATGATATTGCTCCTACCAAGGCTCCACCAGTTAACGTTGTAATAACTACTTCAGATACTCTACCGACAACAGTACCATCTGTTCAACCAATGTTGAGTGTTACTGTTCCTGCTCACCATAGACTGGGCGGAGGCCAGCCAGTATCAAATGTGCCACACAATTATCAGATATCGATGCCTTTGCAAGCAACTATTCCAACTACTGTAAACTTACCACCATTATCTACTACCTTGACGACAACCATTCCAACGAATTTGGCTGTTACCGAAAAGTCCAGTGGAAATGCAAGCATCTTGTCAACTAGCGTAACCAAAAGTTCAAACGAGTCGTATTCAGAAACTGGTCATAAATCAATTCGTGACTTTGCTCCAATTGTGTCATTACCTGCTGATATTGAAGTAACTACTACAGCATCCATTAGTGCCAATGTTGCACAAAAGTCTACCCATTCAAAACCTACTGGATTCACATTCATCAAAACTATGCAACCTGATCCAACTCCTGCATTTTCATTCGGGAGACCAACTTTGccagctgctgctgctgtaaATGTGCCTAATGTGATCAATATTCCCAATCAAGCTACGACGTCAACTGTTCTGTCTCTGAAGAAATCAATTGAAACAGAAACTCCTATAACTG GTAGTACGTCACCAATTACATTATTTCCCCCCCGGACGCCACTCAGGCGCCCTCATGCTCCTGCACCAGCTACTTTGGTAGCAGCAGTCGCTACTG GTAAATCACCTGAGAAATCTCATCAAAGTCTTGACCAGAATGTAATTAAAGATCCAGAAGATAAAGTGGACGAATTTGTCCCAACTGCTGAATTTTCTCCTGTCATTGCTCTACCAGACATTGTTGAGGTAGTTACTGGTGAAGAAGGGGAAACTGTTCTATTTCAAGAACGTGCAAAATTGTTACGGTTTGACAGTGATTCCAAACAATGGAAGGAAAGAGGAATTGGTCAAATGAAA atctTACTCGACCCAGCTACAGGAAAAGTTCGCTTGCTAATGCGTAGGGAACAGGTTCTCAAAGTTTGTTGTAATCATTTGCTGCtgtctgaaataaaattttcatttatgaCTGGAAACAATAAAGCTGTTAATTGGTGTGCTCAAGATTATAGCGAAGGAGAAGTTGTTCCAGTAATGTTCGCAATTCGTTTTAAAACAGCTGATCAG GCATCTGAATTCTACAATGTGTTGACGATTCAACAAAAGAAAATGGTAAATGATCGTATTCCTACAGAGGCAGCAccacaaaaaatgacaaacaaaaatgtaaaagaacAATCTAAAGAGGACAAAGCTGACAGTAAACAGAATAAGTCATTGGCAGAAATGTTTAAACCTGCGGCTGGTTCTTGGGAATGTGGAGCATGTTACACTAGAAATGATGCAACGAAAAGTAAATGTTTGGCATGTGAATCACCTGCTCCAAACACCACTAAGACGACTCTTGTAAAATCACCTGTAACTCCTGAACAACCCATCCCAAGCAGTGCATCATCAGAAGTCAAATCCTTATCGATTGGTCAAAGTACTACTTCATCTGATAAAGTTCCGCTTTCACAGCTTTTCAAGCCTAGCGCTGGATCCTGGGATTGCAAGGACTGTTACCTTGTTAATAGtgcaacaaataattattgtgtTGCTTGCGATTCACCCAAGAATCCATCCATGCCAGCTAAACCAAAAACTAGTGGCTTCAATATCACAAGCTCCTCTGCATCGGCGCCATCGTTTTCATTTGGTATTTCACAGACTGCACCAAAAGATCCTGCTCTTTGTTTTACCTTTGGTACACCTAAATCTGATGCTAAAGCTGCTGGTGATACGGCAAAGATCCATATTGGATATTCGTTTGGGTCTTCAAATCTGAATGATAGTGCTACTTTTACTTTTGGGACTCCTCAAAATTTGGGAGTAGCACAAAATCAGGAAAAACCGTTTCAATTTGGATCACCaggaaaattatttgatttccAGTTTCAACCTAAATCTCCTGTGAAGTCACCAGGTGGCGATGAAACGAGTGAAGAAGAAGTTGTTGAGAGTGAGGACGTTTATTTCCCTCCAGTTATTCCGCTACCTGATAAAGTTGACGTAAAAACTGGTGAAGAAAACGAGGCTGTACTGTACAGTCACAGAGCTAAACTATTTAGATATGAGTCTGCTACTAAAGAGTGGAAAGAGCGTGGACTGGGTGACATAAAACTTCTGAAGCACAGAGAGACCGGAAAACTCCGCTTATTAATGAGAAGAGATCAAGTTCTGAAATTATGCTTAAACCACGTCATTACTTCAGACATGGAATTTACTTCTAAAGATGATAAAACCTGGTTATGGTACGCTGCTGATTACAGTGAGGGTGATATTTCTCACGAAAATTTCGCGTGCCGATTCAAGACTGCTGAAATAGCACAAGAGTTTAAGACTGCTATCAATAATGCCAAAGGATCTGTTGAGACGCCTGCTAACAAAGCTGAACCAAAGACAAGTACAAAATCACCAGAAACCATTAGGAAAAATTTGTTTGGTTGTTCCAGTTCTTCTTCAGACATTGAAATTGTTTATGAAAAAACAGTTACAGAGGAAGAAAAGGCTGCTGCATTGAAACTCAAGTTGCCAGAAAACTTTTATGCCTACAAAAACATGCCTGATTGTCCTGGGTGCATAGGCTGCAGAGATCCAGACTCATCTGCAATTGGTGAAAATCCTGAGACATCAAAGCCAGTTATCAGTCCACCCAAATTTGAGGTTAAGAAATGGCCTGTTGGCACCGTCGTAATGCCTTCTAAATCTACTTTGTTTGTTACTCCTAATCCGACCACAGCGTCACCTCATGACGCAACATCAGCGACTAGTCTTCCTGGTCTTGAAGAATTGAAGACAACATCTTCAAAATTGACTGGTAGCAGTACATCAACATCGACCAGCTCTGCAAGCACACTTACTTTGTTTGGCAAGCCAGTAGGAAATGTGATCGGAGGTATTAGCTCCACTACAAGTTCACCAAGCGTGACACCATCTGcacttggaaatattttttcacccaaaGTTACTATATCTTTTGGAACACCTGCAACAAGTAATCCTATTTTTGAAGGAGGTAATTCAATGATGACAACAACGTCTCAGGCTTCCGAACTAGGTGGTTTTACACTTCAGCCCTCATCTAATCAAACTAATTCTATTGTTACCTCTACTGTGCCAATCTTGGGGTCCGGCACAGGTAGTGctaatgttttttcttttggtgGTTCAACTGAAAAGACGGCAAGTTCTGGGACTGATGCCAAACCATTCGATGACTTGAAAATTTGTAGCCCTGCCAGCTTTGTAACACCAACAACGTTACCAACatctaatattttttctggGTCAGGAAATCCTGTATTTGGCAATAATATTGCTCCTACACCATCTATATTTGATGGGGCTAAGTCAGCAACACCAGGTTTTGGTGCCGCCACAGTATTCAGCAATACTCAGAATCCTACAAATAACACGTTCATCAATTTTGGCATGGGTGCTCCGAAATCTAATACTGTACTAACAGGTACAACAGCATCTTCCAAATCGGACAAAACTCAAATACTCAAAGGACTGTCTAATGAGTCGACAACAAATTTA AAAACCGATGCATTTTCTTTTCTGCCAACGGATAATGTTACAACTTTTTCAACACTTGCTGCCAACGCACCACAACAACCAGCTTTTCAAAAAG ATCCAAACTTTTCATTTGTCGGAGCGGGCACCTCAGTATTTGGCGCTAAAAAGCCAGTGAATACTAATGCACCTCAACCTCATCCACCAAAGGAAGATACAACAGGAAAGAGTAAAGATGATGACGAAGAGGTGGAGGAAAATGACAACGGTGAAGAACACGATCCACACTTTGAGCCAATAGTACCTCTACCAGATGCCATTGAAGTGCGCACTGGAGAAGAAGATGAGGAAAGAG aattttgccAACGAGCTAAACTCTACAGATTTGTTAATTCGACTAAAGAATGGAAAGAAAGAGGTGTCGGTGAAATGAAACTATTGCATCATGTTGCTCATGGGACTTATCGTCTCTTGTTGCGTAGAGAACAAGTTCACAAGGTGGTCTGTAACTTGTTATTGACAGCAGATCAAGAATTTCACACACTGAACAGCTCTGATAGAGCTTGGTGCTGGGCTGGGATGAATTATGCAGAGGAAGAACCTGCGGTTGAGGAACTTGCcgttaaatttaaaaattcacaacttGCAGCTGAGTTCAAGGAAGCCATTGACAAGGCGCAGCTTGAATTGCGAGACAGACAAAACATCAGCCAAG AAAATAAGTACCAAGAGTCAGTAGAACCACCAGAAGATGAAAATGAAGACGACGATGAAAATGAAGATGATATTGATGAAGAAGACGACGAAGCGTCATATTCaataatgtttgaaaaaagggCGACGTTATTGGCACAACAAAATGACGATTCAATATGGCAAAATGTTGCCATGGGTGATTTGAAAGTTCTTTTTGATTCCGATATTTTTGGTGCGAGGATTGTTCTTGAAGCTGATACCACAGGAGAGATAGTCAGTAATACAGTAATCAGTATTCAAACTGAAATGCAg GTAAACGAAAAGGAATGCACATGGTCGGCAATAGATTATGCTTTAGAAATACCTGTGAAACGGAACTTGAAAGCAATCTTTTCATCATTACCGGTTGCCCGAGAAATGTTTGCAGTTTTCGAAGAG ggaCTAGGTTTTGCCAGAGAGTCTGAAATCCTAGAACCGGAGTACTATATCCCTGAGGAAGAATAA